From Toxorhynchites rutilus septentrionalis strain SRP chromosome 2, ASM2978413v1, whole genome shotgun sequence, a single genomic window includes:
- the LOC129769753 gene encoding toll-like receptor 3: MTLILSWLFILALIVPDLSSSLLHCPSRCHCDDEKLDVNCEEGHLDVVPIALNPSIQRLVIRNNKIRIIDSSVHFYSELTLLDLSYNYLFSIPDRTFVRQSKLQQLNLNHNKISVISNRTFVGLAELLVLNLRGNLIDQIEPMTFAPLVKLEELNLGQNRIENLGLSVDGFLGLIDLKILYLDDNRLEVVPADDTFRPVDKLAELYIGTNSLSTIRNGAFAVFSELTLLDLRSSLLRNVSAETFAGIENIKSLNLADNRFEKVPSQALAVLRRLEELSIGQNYFAAVPGNSFRGLSNLKRFELRGSLYLKRIERAAFQTNTNLESVAIESNKALTEIEEGTFSGLLYLKHLSLRNNGFQRLDEGMFSWNNLRTLDISDNPINCDCYYSKLLHRLQTASRISYNATGCPHHLPDQWECEYILDKNKNLISVLVLAVAIVTAIALTFYRFRGLLREYVHNGCKNKTHGGGAGPGVDINSVDYEKAITEDDYVIRQSNLYNNQVQPILNGYPAYMQQNSVYYNKPLPITEL; encoded by the coding sequence ATGACACTCATTCTGTCCTGGTTGTTCATCCTGGCGCTCATTGTGCCGGATCTGTCCTCCAGCCTGCTGCACTGTCCCTCGCGGTGTCACTGCGACGACGAGAAGCTGGATGTGAACTGTGAGGAGGGCCATCTGGATGTGGTGCCGATCGCGCTGAATCCATCCATTCAGCGGTTGGTGATAAGGAACAACAAAATTCGCATCATTGATTCGTCGGTACATTTCTACTCCGAGCTGACGCTGCTCGATCTGAGCTACAACTATCTCTTCAGCATCCCGGATCGGACCTTCGTGCGGCAAAGTAAGCTGCAGCAGCTGAATTTGAACCACAACAAAATCAGTGTCATCTCCAATAGGACCTTTGTGGGGCTGGCCGAACTGTTGGTGCTGAATCTGAGGGGAAATCTGATTGACCAGATCGAACCGATGACCTTCGCACCGCTGGTGAAGCTTGAGGAGCTCAATTTGGGTCAGAACCGGATCGAAAATTTGGGCCTCTCGGTGGACGGCTTTCTGGGATTGATTGATTTGAAGATTTTGTACTTGGATGACAACCGATTGGAGGTCGTTCCCGCGGATGATACATTCAGACCAGTGGACAAGCTGGCTGAGTTGTACATCGGCACAAACTCGCTAAGTACGATAAGAAACGGTGCGTTTGCTGTCTTCTCCGAGTTAACTCTGCTGGACCTGAGAAGCTCACTGCTGAGAAATGTGAGCGCGGAAACGTTCGCCGGAATCGAAAACATCAAGAGTCTTAATCTGGCGGACAATCGATTCGAGAAAGTTCCGTCGCAAGCACTAGCTGTGCTAAGACGCCTGGAGGAACTTTCGATTGGACAGAACTATTTCGCGGCCGTTCCGGGGAATTCATTCCGGGGGCTGTCGAATTTGAAACGATTCGAGCTGAGAGGTTCGTTGTATCTGAAGCGAATCGAGCGGGCGGCATTCCAAACCAACACCAATCTGGAGAGTGTGGCAATTGAATCCAACAAAGCGCTGACCGAGATCGAAGAGGGCACCTTCTCGGGGCTGCTGTATCTGAAGCATTTGAGCCTGCGGAACAACGGATTCCAGCGGCTGGATGAGGGCATGTTTTCCTGGAACAACCTGCGAACGCTGGATATTTCGGATAATCCGATAAATTGTGATTGCTACTATTCGAAGCTGCTGCACCGGCTGCAAACGGCCAGCAGGATTAGCTATAATGCCACCGGTTGCCCGCATCACCTGCCGGATCAGTGGGAGTGCGAGTACATATTGGACAAAAACAAGAATCTGATCTCGGTGCTGGTGCTGGCGGTGGCTATCGTGACGGCGATTGCACTCACCTTCTACCGCTTCCGGGGCCTGCTGCGGGAGTACGTGCACAATGGGTGCAAAAACAAGACCCATGGGGGCGGTGCGGGCCCGGGGGTCGACATCAACAGTGTGGATTACGAGAAGGCCATCACCGAGGATGATTACGTGATTCGACAGAGCAATTTGTACAACAACCAGGTGCAACCGATCCTGAACGGCTATCCGGCTTATATGCAGCAGAACAGCGTCTACTACAACAAGCCACTACCGATTACCGAGTTATAG